Part of the Polyodon spathula isolate WHYD16114869_AA chromosome 30, ASM1765450v1, whole genome shotgun sequence genome, TTTTTAGAGACATCAATCTCTGTAGTCATAGACTAATTCCAGTTTTTCCTCATCTAGATAATTAGGCGTTCCGAAATGTATGTATTATAccggtattttatatatatatatatatatatatatatatatatatatatatatatatatatatatatactatatataataaccAACCACCAaaaatttttaacattttatttattaaaaaaaaaggatatattaaCCAACCTATATAACCGAGTTGGATCAAATatatgctttaaataataataataataataataataataataataataataataaaataataataataataataataatatagacttgtttgtttggttgtagATTTGCAATCTCAATATCAATACTAAGTTCCACTACGTGacacaactgaaaaacaaacaaccctcTTGTTTAAAGACTAATAATCTTAATTGAAAATACGGCtcattttgtgtaaatattttactttataagGAATGAACATCAAAGTAGCACCAGTTTAATAATGTCAAGATAagctgcaattattattattattattattattattattattattattattattattattttctcttaagGTTCCCTGGCTCTGAAGGCAATAACACCGGTGAATATTGTTGTTGCTAAAGGAGGCGTCGCCACACTGAAATGCAATCTGCCACAAGAAAACAGCACTAGCATCATCACACAGAGTGAATGGAACAGATGCAACGATAAACAAGTTTTAGTGTACCACCCTGAACACGGAGCTGCCATCCCATCCGAATACACCGATCGCATCTCCGACGTTCGCATGGACGGGTTTCGTATAAAAGAAACAAGAGAAAACGACACTGGGGAATACTGCTGTATCTTCACTACTTTCCCATCAGGAAAGTATGAAGGCAAAATTGTTTTAGAGTTGAAAGGTAAGGACAGTGCCTTTTCTTTAATTCTGAAAGGGTGACTTCAAGATCTGCTTTGATGCTGAACTACTATAGTTTTCCACTAAAGTGAACCAGACCGAATCAATTGAGAAACGGATACTAAAATTGATCCAACGCAGCAAATGGGTCCAAATAGAAAAGTGCCACTAATGCCACATTTACATCGCCACCATGAAACCATTCTGTGTGAAGCTCAGTCCCGACTCGTTCCCGAATTCTCTGCAAATTTAATCTGCAGTCTGCAAATAAATCTACGTCCGCAACATACACACAAGTCAAAGATTACCTGtagatcattttatttattgattgtttgttttttatgaattaaTTCACCAAACTCATATATTTCCCTGACGGTATAATATTGTGGCAAACCGCGGTTCCCTCAGGCAGGCGATTCTCTCAGGCGCAGGTGTAGGACGCGAACCCGGTGTAATGTTATTTTCAGGTAAGCGGATAAAAGGTGGTAGGCTCTACTCCGCGCACTGCGCTTATTCGCGCATGCCTGAACAACCCCCGCTTTGAAAACACGtaagtgcccattcaaatctggtacgttatgctgtttttagtctttttttaaatttttaaatatttattttattttaatttatcatatttttccaccattaagaaactagtatgtgaatatttattacaaagatcgagtttaaaaaaaaaaaagcaaaacgtttGGATGGTCTCTGAAGTACTTTACagtgttccccagagtgttctgaaaaataaggacacaatttccaagatgctactgtaaaaaaaacaaaaacaaacaaacaaacaaaaaaaaaaacatttaatgaattTGTATTGGAAGAGAGTTAACTACAGTCAAaaaacgcctggtcctggggCAGCACCCACTGAAAAATACTTTGTTCCTGAAAGAGATAAATAAGCATGTACCATTATGCACAGCTACAAAACACTCACTAGAAAGTGAAAAATGTACCTCCTTTTCACATTAGCGAAACACctatcagatcgcaattgattgaaCACTTACCAAAATCTGACAAAGTACCACTTGCTTACACTACACATGTCGTATTTTGGTATGTGTACCACTTTGTGATGATgcaccactttctaacactacaccggcaCCTCCCGCTCTGAGGCATGGCGCGATACCCTGCCTACGGGAACCGCGAGGATCGTCACAATATATTCACCTCAACTGAAAGCTGCTGCTCCAGGAATCTCTGattttaaactgctttgaaaTCAACAgtggtataaaaaaataccagCAAATTGAATCACTTGTTATACAGTACACCAAAGGACAGATTTACCAAGCCctttattacaaaatacagtttgcaacagttttcctaaacaaaattaactaCTTAAGCAACAAATTAATGGAAATAACTATTAATAAATagctatttagaaaaaaaaaaaaaaaaaaaaaaaaaaaaaaaaaacattgtaaagttttgtgaaCTACGGCTcaatattacaataaataaataaataaataaataaataaaaaaaaaaaatgaacgagCAATGTTATTCCAAAGTGTGCCTAGGCTCTTTGCTACCAATTCTTGAAGCAGCGATCGTTCTGTTTTCCTTTCACCAAATGACAGAACACTGTAGAATCATACAGAACGGAACAGCCCCAGTCACCTGGTCTGATCGAACCGTGTTGTAAGAAACGCTTGGTCTTTCTTACGGTTTTACCTCTGAATTAATTATTATGAGTTATGTATAATTCTGGTAATGCTGTTAGGAAAATACAGGTATAAATTGTTATAATGCATTTGTAACACTTTGCGTATCTTAATCGTCCATTGTTCTACTTAGATCCTCTCTCTCATTCTACAAACTGGTTGATCATATACGTCGTCATTGGTGGAGCCTCTGCTGTGATAGTGTTTGGAGCAGTTGGGTTATTCATATTTCGAACTCGTGTGAGTACAAGAAATCTTTACAAGTCTATGAATCAATACACTGCGGTACTTCTAACCTTTGGAATGCCACCAGGGCTATATTCCTTAACCCATGAACATGAATAATTCCCAGCATACTTAGTGCTAAAATGCTGTACAAAGGCTATCTGTCTTTGCTTTACCTGTTATGTTAAATAGTTACTGTACATGTGCAACCAGATTTAGAAAAGCAGTGTATTATCACTGGAAAAGCACAATAAACTGAAACATTGCTGTGCACATTTACAATATGAAACTGATGAGAAATTCTAATTGTATAGGCTCTGTATCCTAACCCAACAGGAAGCCAACGACAGGAAGATATATTACATAGATGCCATTTTAAGAAGCAGTTACAGTACATTCTTTTTAATGACCATAAACAGTCAACTTGTACTGTAAGGATTAACAATCAGTGTTAATAGATCTGGTTGGTGTGACACCCAaacaaactaaagcaaaacaaagttctgcatacagctatggccaaacgttgcGCACCAccatatataattaactaattttgcttcataaagtcgaatgaaacctacaaaatactgtaaacataTTGAGTTATGCTTTgtcgttttccatatacttaacgagaaactgacaacatttaaaaatgtgacggttctaaaatctaacatgaaacactgtgctactattatggcttcaggtagacttttgcgatatcattttgcagtttctttgattacatgacgttaaataaaatatctaaattatgtttatatagttttttttatttatttttttattatgtttcaatcctaagattctaggggatacaaatacatttagccACAGCTGTTGTTTAGCGACTATGATGTTTTGGTCACATGCCAGTCTCAGGGGACATGCTAAACTATCCATAAACTGGCTTGTCAGTTTCCTGCTTTTTTCATTGTCTCAGTACATGTATGCTGTTAAAATATCTGAATTCTCTTTGCAGAGACAGAGCAAAAGAATCCGCAACCCGGTTCATATATCTGTACATACAGGAAACCCGGCTAAAAAAAACCTGGGCCAGGACGACAAAGACGGTGCTAGCCTTGAAGAGGATACTGATGACTATTTCAGTGTCCTTACAGTACGGTCTGGAAGCAGCTACAAACCCACCACCTCTGCACCGTCAGCTGATAGGAGGTTAAGAACTGAAAATTCAGAGTAAGAATAAATGCTAAAATGTGCAATAGTAATATAGCAACATATCTCTAAATATTATGGTAACAAAACAGTTTACACTAACTATCCTGGtccttaattcattttttttaaattagtttgtagaaaatgtgttcagagatttattttcaacaacaaaaaatgtctgATAGAAACAGCATATAACTATATTAtgatagtaaaaaataataaatgtaatacagaTTAGGTGTTTAGAATATTTGAGTAAAAAGCAATTAAACCATCAGAGAGGTACCTGTATatggttttgttttctcttattgGTTTGTTGTTGTACTACTACTGCTGTACATATCCAGATACAGAGTTAATGACATTTACTTTTTATAGTGAAGTAaagctattaaaaataatgaaataacaaaactaaagcaaCTCAGCTACTGAAAGTGGCAATGAATGTCCCCCCCTCCATTGTACTTTATAAATCTTCCTATGTTAAAAGCACTCCAAACCACCAAACTACTCCACCTGTGTTGGAGCCCTTATATCATTTCCTACGCGAGGTGCACAAGCAAAAATGCAtcttagtcattggtacactgttgttttgattttgtacatTTCCTCTCATGATGGGTGTTTGCAGTCAGGCATGTTCAGTCAATGCCAAACTCAAAAGGTCTGCACACACCAGATCAAATGCCAGGTCAGCCTACAACAATGTGGTAGAGAAAACGGTGAAATAGCAACATTTGCAGGCCTATTACGAACAGAACACCAGATTTAACAAAGATGAGTTTAAAGAGGGTCACGGGTTCTTAGTGAGGCACATCTGAGAATAATGAAGGCAGGTATTTAAGGTGATCCGTGGGGTGGTTACAGGTGAAGAAATTGCACTGCAGTGGAACCCGTGAGTTACACGAATTACAATTCTGAGTTACTgataaacggtttagccgtctgATATTGAGAGAAGGCTTTATACAAAAGAAAGCTCAGGTAGCACTGCtggagttttgttttgttcatggtttctgtaaataataaaaatacaggtacTGTCCTGTTTATACCGGGTATCGTTGTGTGGAGTATTCATTTCATTTCTCTTCAAGCCTGTATGCATTTCTTCATGATCCCTCCGCATAGATACTTTT contains:
- the LOC121302831 gene encoding T-cell immunoreceptor with Ig and ITIM domains-like, whose product is MNSNAAYRSQIEKGVLSVYFLLLSGSLALKAITPVNIVVAKGGVATLKCNLPQENSTSIITQSEWNRCNDKQVLVYHPEHGAAIPSEYTDRISDVRMDGFRIKETRENDTGEYCCIFTTFPSGKYEGKIVLELKDPLSHSTNWLIIYVVIGGASAVIVFGAVGLFIFRTRRQSKRIRNPVHISVHTGNPAKKNLGQDDKDGASLEEDTDDYFSVLTVRSGSSYKPTTSAPSADRRLRTENSE